The Mucilaginibacter mallensis genome has a segment encoding these proteins:
- a CDS encoding M1 family metallopeptidase yields the protein MAGCAVFLLAANAVSAQTTDSGKYDHNDIFGPITWPVTSGNTRSASGQPGENYWQNRADYLIHATLNEGKQDTTITGDVTINYTNNSPDKLDYLWLQLDQNLFKPDSRGAAVTPISGDRFDVKGFSRGGYHIESVSVTYKNQTYTVKPIISDARMQVRLNTPMGAKGDKIIVKVNYSFSIPVYGADRMGRQKFKQGYVYEIAQWYPRMCVYDDAEGWNTLPYMGLGEFFCDYGDFDYYVTTPADMLVVGSGDLQNGAAVLTPTQQSRLAEARNSDKTVMLIKPEEVDQPATHPFKGILTWHFKMQNSRDVSWAASKAFIWDAARVNFPSGRKGIAMSAYPVESSGNDSWSRSTEYLKSSMEIYSTGFFEYPWNSATSVSGVALGMEYPGIIFCLNNLKNKQLWGDITHEIGHNWFPMIVGTNERKYMWMDEGFNTYINVYATDRFNNGEYKDTAKIAQKTLRIYRKSIDPLMTPPEAIGLHDYAQYYYKTSLGLQILRNDVVGPERFDYAFREYIKHWAFKHPLPYDFFRAMNDATGEDLNWFFKPWFFTTGKLDQAIQSVEYVDGDTTKGAIIKLVNKGKLAMPVVLKITQANGKTETINFPVNIWQRTGVWEFKYPSTSTIKTMVLDPEHELPDSDLSNNVYYAK from the coding sequence ATGGCTGGGTGTGCCGTATTCTTATTGGCCGCCAATGCAGTATCAGCCCAAACAACCGATTCTGGCAAATACGACCACAACGATATTTTCGGTCCTATTACCTGGCCTGTTACAAGTGGCAACACCCGTTCAGCAAGCGGACAACCTGGTGAAAACTACTGGCAAAACCGCGCCGATTATCTTATACATGCTACTTTAAATGAGGGTAAGCAGGATACTACCATCACAGGTGATGTAACCATCAACTATACAAACAATAGCCCTGATAAGCTGGACTACTTATGGTTGCAGCTTGATCAAAACTTGTTTAAACCCGATTCGCGCGGTGCGGCAGTAACCCCTATAAGTGGTGACCGTTTTGATGTGAAGGGCTTTAGCCGTGGCGGTTATCACATTGAATCTGTATCGGTTACTTATAAAAATCAGACCTATACCGTTAAGCCGATAATATCAGATGCCCGCATGCAGGTTCGGTTAAATACACCGATGGGTGCAAAAGGCGATAAGATAATTGTAAAAGTAAATTACAGCTTTTCTATCCCGGTATATGGCGCCGACCGTATGGGCCGTCAGAAATTTAAACAAGGCTATGTTTATGAAATTGCACAATGGTATCCGCGCATGTGTGTTTACGATGATGCTGAAGGCTGGAACACTTTGCCTTATATGGGCTTAGGTGAATTCTTCTGCGATTATGGTGATTTTGATTATTATGTAACCACTCCGGCAGATATGCTGGTTGTTGGCTCGGGCGATCTGCAAAATGGAGCAGCGGTATTAACCCCAACTCAACAAAGCAGGTTAGCCGAAGCGCGTAACAGCGATAAAACTGTAATGCTGATAAAACCTGAAGAAGTAGATCAGCCAGCAACCCACCCGTTTAAAGGTATATTAACCTGGCATTTTAAAATGCAGAACAGCCGTGACGTATCATGGGCCGCTTCAAAAGCATTTATATGGGATGCAGCTAGGGTTAATTTCCCATCAGGCCGTAAAGGTATTGCCATGTCGGCTTACCCTGTTGAAAGCTCAGGTAACGATTCATGGAGCCGCTCAACCGAATACCTGAAAAGCAGCATGGAAATTTACTCAACCGGATTTTTTGAATATCCATGGAACTCGGCTACAAGTGTATCAGGCGTTGCATTGGGTATGGAATATCCGGGTATTATTTTCTGCCTGAATAATTTAAAGAACAAGCAACTTTGGGGTGATATTACCCATGAGATCGGTCATAATTGGTTCCCGATGATAGTTGGTACTAACGAGCGTAAATACATGTGGATGGATGAAGGTTTCAATACCTATATCAACGTTTACGCTACAGATCGCTTTAACAATGGTGAATATAAGGACACCGCCAAAATAGCCCAGAAAACATTAAGAATCTATAGAAAAAGTATTGATCCGTTGATGACTCCTCCGGAGGCTATCGGCCTTCATGATTACGCGCAATACTATTATAAAACATCATTAGGATTGCAAATACTGCGTAATGATGTGGTTGGACCTGAGCGTTTTGATTACGCTTTCCGCGAATATATTAAGCACTGGGCATTTAAACATCCTTTGCCATATGACTTTTTCAGGGCGATGAATGATGCTACCGGGGAAGACCTGAACTGGTTCTTTAAACCGTGGTTCTTTACCACCGGGAAGCTTGACCAGGCTATACAATCGGTTGAGTATGTGGATGGCGATACTACCAAAGGTGCGATCATTAAACTAGTAAACAAAGGAAAATTGGCAATGCCTGTTGTATTAAAAATAACCCAGGCTAATGGCAAAACAGAAACCATAAATTTCCCGGTTAACATCTGGCAACGTACTGGTGTGTGGGAGTTTAAATACCCATCAACATCAACCATAAAAACTATGGTGCTTGATCCCGAACATGAATTGCCGGATTCAGACCTGAGCAATAATGTTTACTATGCGAAGTAG